A stretch of DNA from Acanthopagrus latus isolate v.2019 chromosome 7, fAcaLat1.1, whole genome shotgun sequence:
TGGAAGAACTATTCCCAAAGTTGTACTCACTCTCGATTTAGCATTTAGAAATGATGAAGCGTTGCCGTTTATGATATCTGATCAGGATCCAAGAAGTCACAGAACAACACTGACCAGACGGAGGCGGCTTGAGTCACGGCTGGGGGAGTAAACCTCTGTCTGGAGCATGCTACATCCTGTCAGAGCGCTGTGGGGAATATGAAGGCCTCTCATGACAGCGCTGtggggtttttgtgtgtgtgtgtgtgtgtgtgtgcccggtGCATACGTTTGCCCAAACGCCGCAGGCAGTCGCTGATGGAagcaaatggagaaaaacacacaagaaatcCGTCTAAAAATTGGATCAATCAATTAAGTTGTGCAGAGGACTTAATAACAATGAGCCTGGGAAGTCATGTAATAATTCTCTGCCAACATGGAATGAATATTTTATTAGCTCCTTGACAGTTTAATCAGCTCCGTCTCTAATGGGAGGGAGGAAGTTTTCTTCGTCTCCTTGATCTCTTGGGAGTTAGGTCCTCGAGAAATTCGCccagggaagtgtgtgtgtgtgtgtgtgtatgtgtgtgtgggtaaatatgtgtgtgagctgcCCAACAACTGCTCAACCCTCTCTGcccatgtctctcctctctctctctgcaggtctaCGTAAATAGGAGGGCGATCGGCGGGGAGGTGACACAGCAAGTTCCCACGGAGACAAAACGGCTGTTTTGACACAAACATCCCAGTGAACGGGGGCGCACCACacattcctcctcttcttcgtgatttcagtgctttaacCATGTCATTTACTGAAAAAAGAAACGCCAACACTTCTCAGTTAGGGGCCATTGTTTTCCAGGGAGGGATGACGGGTTCAGGGGGGGAAAGGAGGGGGGATTACAGTGCAACAAAGCCTCATATTGTGTGTTTGGGGAAGTAtcaatcattttctctctgtattgAGTTCTCAGCCTAGGTCTCAATGCCGTGACCTGCCCACAATGGTTCTTAATACTCCCCGAGAACATGAGCGTATACATGTACAGCGTATAAATACATTGGGTATGTAATCAGGGACTGCCCAGCATTCGCAGTCTGTGGTGCTGTGTCTAAGAGGACTCAGTGATTTAGCATGTTATTGCCGGTTTGGCTCAGATCTTGGCCGGAGGGCTGAATTACAGTGGAGCCTGTGGAATGAGCTATTGTGCACTGTCTGTTTACTTTAGGCCAGGATCTGTGTGCATAAATACACAAGCAAAGCAGGAAGAGGCAGGGGAGCgcagaggtgggggggggggacaaaagcACCAAACCTACAGGGGCGTCtatcaaaaatagaaaatgtaaataatgaaacaagAGCAgaagtgtgtggggggggattTTGGACCtggagtttttttaaaatgtgaatgatCAAGAATGCGAAAGAAGTGTTAGTGGTGTGAGAGGTGTTGAAATGCAAGTAAATGGCATGCGAGtcttgcttttttatttctggagtCTTATTGTGACTGTTTCTCAGCCGGTGTGTCTGAAGTGTCAGGTTGTCTGTTAGAGGACGTGCTGCAAGCTTTTGTTCCTCCCGTTTcgccccctccttctctctcctccaactACTGTCACATCTGGCTGCTGGCAGGGGtgatcatcacacacactcaaggaAAGGTGACGCCGCATATTTTTAACTTCAAGACGAACAATAggaattgttttcattattcatattGCGCACAAGGCAGTGTTGAGTTGTATGGTCGTCAGTGTAGAAGTAGCTTGGCTGCACCACGAGTGAGCCAGAGCGTCGTCTCCTGTCAGTTTAGCGGTTTAGATGCTCAGTGGTGATAGTCGCAGTTGTGATTGTTTTATAGCATGTTTTTTACAGGGTTTGTATTGTAATTATGTGTATAACATATTaagaaaatggacaaaaacagcagaaaaactgaTGTCTTTAACTCGCCGTAGACGAACGAGCTGGTTAAACAACAACCGAAAGCTTCCACTGAGTAGTGTCTTACTCAGATCTGATTTCGTTCTGACCCAGCAATGTAACAtgatgtctttttattttagaCAAAGGGTCACACACACGATTCATATGTCATTACTGTTTGGTCGCACtttttgttgatgtttcagGACTAAAGTAAAGTCTTGAGCCAAATCTCCTGTAGCCTTGTAGTTTGGTGTGAATCACTACTGCTCTCTGGTGTTCAAAGTGTTCATGTGCACTCTGCAGAAACGTTCTTCCACTTATTGTTGCAACTGAAGGCTTCATTTTATTATCAATAAATCTGGCAGTTACCTTCACATGTACTAAATGAATCATTTAGTATATTATATTGTGAGAATTGAGAAAAtgaaattgcttcttttgtctgaatgacatccaaaaatccaaagactcttcatttattatcatgatgacagagaaaagcagcagattctCACATTggaccagcaaatgtttgacagttCTTGCTTTAAATGGAATTAGATGATTAATTGgttatcaaaatagctggcaACTCGTTTTCTGTCCACCGAATTATCGATTAATCAACAGAGTGTCGCCACTCTTCGTCCATAAgtctcttatttttctttggtCCTAAGATGATTCTGTTTGTCAGCATGTAACAAGAAATCTTTAAATAGTGTTTTTTGCTCAGTAATGTCATGTAGGAAAGAGTCAGCACTTTTTTGTCCtggttgttttaatgttgttgttttttgttttttttctttctctacaTCTTTTTTTACCCGCTACATTTGCTGCCCGGCCATTGTCAGAATGTTTCATTACAGTATTTCTTTGTGCTAAGTTTGAACGTGTCCGCTTCGGCTACTTTTTTGTCATCAAAAGACGTTCCTGTTCCCTGCCACCTAAAAATATCCTGCTGCGTGTCAGCCTCCTGTGTGATATTAGATGTTCTTCACCGCCAGATAGACAGTCTGTAAACATCTGCTGACTGATTTCAGAACGATGACAGAGAAGCACGTTGATTGATTGGATGAGATGCAATAATTTATGTGTCATTATTGCCTTTATGGTTTAAAGGTGCGttacgtagttttgggggatgaattttaatcagaagagaaaagatcttcattaatcttttttttgcttaaacaaactaaatagaTAAATTTTATATTTATCTACGGTTAtatctggcggaccctgccaccttaatagcttcaaacagtgttctggggatctgATTTTcctctaagaaaaaaaaaaccctcttattcagttatggaaacaatacttgtttctgagtttgttttatagCCTCATTAATTTCGTAAATAATCAAATTCTTCATAAATTCTTCATAAACTTCTTCATAAACTAtgtaatgcccctttaaagtttGCACACCCCTGGTTGGATAAGTGGCTTGTGGAATAGTTACACAAAGCACCTCATATTGTAACATAATCAGTATTTGTAGAAAATGCTACTAAATTCgtcatgtataaaaaaaaaaaaacaaacttagtCTTCCTCTCAGTGCAATACAGTCTCTTCCTCAATCTCGGTAACTGGAATTAGTTGAAACCTGTGACGGTCGTGTGCATTTGTGCTAGTCACCACTGAAAAAGATTCCACCTGTTTGTAGAtaattctttttctttgtaaagAAAGTGgaaaacatctctctctctttttttttgtattactctCTTCTATTTTGTGTCCTGTGTCGGCCCGACCCCATGTGACCTGACCACGTAACCCTATTTATCCAGAACTGTGCTTTGTGTTCATGTAAATAGgtgtttgttaataaaagaaTGTGCTCTTTTAATGATCCTGTTGTCACGTGTGCTATTTGTATAATATGCAATAACCATACACGTGCTTGAACAGCTTCACATGTTTATTATAGAAAATGATATGTAAAAAGCAAACCGGCAATCGTGTTCATTCTGCGTCAGCACGTGGGAGaatgagcacagagagagagagaaaaacaactcaaGGCCACTCATGCAACACCTGTATAGCTGTGGCTTCTCATGTCAGCCTCAGGACATGAAGGCGCGAACGCTGCCTCTAATGACAGCTCTGCAGATGGGGCAGTGACGCAGGCTGGCGGCGCAGTCACCACACACCACCAGATGCCCGCAGGGGATGAAGACGATGGACACCAGTTTGTCCATGCACACCTTACAggtcctctcctcctgcagctgcctgagcagctCCTCCGGGCTGGGGTCCTTCACTGCTGGGAGGAAAAAACGACAGAATGgagaaaacactgctgcatcTGAAGTGGAACTGCTGAAGGGCCAAGCAACCGTGTGACATTGATTCAGTGCATAAAGATTAAGTAAGTGACACAAGCTTTTTCCTGCCGATGATACAGatgttgacctctgacctttctcTCTGATGGGTGTTTGTGTCCTCACGTTCCCGGAACTGGAGCCCTGCCGCGTCTCTGAAGGCTCTGCAGAACACAAacgtttcaaaataaagcagtaaAACATGATGAACTTAAAACATCTTTGGAATTCACACTCCTCAAATGtaactatattaaaaaaaagtcttcagcagatttgatttaaattggATACTGTGGAAAATGACTGGTTCAGCATGCAAATCCTTGATATTTCTAGTTATCAGTttccagtggtggaagaagtactcacGTAATTGCTGAGGCCTCAGAAAAACTATCAATACAAGAATGCAAAAGTACTTGATTACAAGTAAAAGTGCTGCGTATAAAATCTTTGgtaaaaagtcataatttgaCTGAGCCGGGCTTCAACCATGCCAAAAGTGCTGGAGAACGTTGGTTTGATATGATCCATGTTGTATAAgtaagtttgttttcttttgtaaaataaaattcttGATGTTGCTGATGATCCAATGCCGATGGATAGTCAGGTGAAATCTCTTCAGcaaaacaacactgcagcattctctttAACAACTGGAGTCAATGGGGAGGtgtaatagataaataaataacggTACACTAAAATAACCCAAAAAATAAACCAgttccatacagctcatccggCGTAATCCATGTCgccagaagccccgagatcctaagtcgagcttgtgcacccacttttGTCAGGGCATGATTTAATACTATTATCTTCCATTACAGTGAAGACTTTTAGATTTTAAACAAGGATCCTCTCTTCATACAGAAGCTGTTTTGAGCCATTTAAGTCTTTTTTTGGCTGCActtgcacattttaaaacaagtccccagcagctacttcagttgtgaGAATGCTGCAACCTTGTTTCCCTGTGAAAAGTTTTGCGGATTGCAAAACTTCCGCCCACTTTCCAATTTgcatgagggagaagagatAATGACTACATTAAAATTTTTTGGGGTGAGTTTATACTTTAAGCACCATCCTTTCTCACCTCTGCTCTGTGAgcccctctgtctgtcctcctgctcgGCCTGCAGGACGTCAGTGACCAGGTCGGACACAGAGGTGTAGTGCTGGCCCGTCAGAAGATACTTGGTCTGGACCAGACTCTCCACCAGGCCGGCTTCAAAGCCCATCTGCAGCACGGTCTGCACCACGGGAGAGAGCATGGCCGAGGAAGCCGCCAGACCTCCAACCATATCTGTGAACAGGGGAGGAAAGaccccaaaaaagaaaaaaaaaaaaccaaaaacgtGTGCGTGTCCACTTCTAAATCACAAGCAATCAATTCAACAAGTGTGGAAATAAATGGCAAAGTGTGCGGCTTACCTTTGTCTGCCAACATATTAGCATTTTAAACCACAGacttctctctgtttatctgctGACACGGATTATAATTGGGATTCCTTCATTGTACAGAATAATTGCCCTCACAGCTGCCCCGCAACTGTGAGCAACAGCCAAAATTGTCTCCATGGTTTCCATCTCTAATCACTGCGATGCTACAGCCAAAAGTCAGGCCGAGCTCACTGAGCATGCAGttgcttcattttccattttgtctGCTTGGTGTTCAGTTTCAGATTTTAAGAAGTGCGAGGTTTGCTTTCAGGCTTCCAGTCCATGTTTCACCCAGGTCGATCTAAAAATAACTGAATCAACTGGTTTTAGCCTTTGTTTTCTCTATTTGCACAACCTGCAGAGAGCCTCGCAGTGTTTCCACCTTTCCTCTTTTGTGTGAACAAGCTTGAGTGGATGTTGACACTTTGATTTCTGCGCGCTGCAGGAGACACAAAGATAATTAGCGGCGTCAAAGCGGCGCTGCCATTCTGTTATCCAGCTCTACTTGTTGGGGAATGAAGTaaaatgaaggttttttttgtgtgtttgttttttgtgcacgCCCATCATTCCCCGACTTACCATTTCTGGATCCGATGTCTCTGCCTGTGGTTGTCTGTGATCCGCCCTAGAAAAGtaatcattgttttttctttttgtttcttttttttttgttcaacttcAGAGTGAAAGTCATTAACgatttttaaatgcagcaaaTGACATCATTTGTCGACGTGTGGTTATCATGTGTGTGCCAAACAGATCTGAATTCAGAGCAGATAAGAAGGATAAAGGCTCTCACCACAGTCTCACCCAGATGGAAATGAGCATCCTGTATGTTGCTGATATAGTCCTGCCCTCGCGACTGGATTAAAAACTCACatctgagaaacacaaacatgtcgTTTTATAATCCACTGAAAGCACAAAATGCCGACACACGAAAACCAAAAGCttgacactgtgttttttttttttttatatatatattcaggGACAGCACGTTCTGCTTcgtgtgtctgtgaatgtgcCAAATGGAGGTCCTTGAATCCTGTCCTGCTTTGTGACAGGTCCTGTCGTTACCGTGGAAACCACTTGGCGTGCTCCTGCCAGGGGTCATCCCCCGGCTCCCAGTTCCTCAGCCCCCCGTCGCAGTAGAAGCACTTGACATTGTCACCGTGACCTGTCGGGATGTACAAGGACGACAGTGAGGGGAGTCTAAGGAAGGTAACACTCAGGAGTCAGCTCACATTTACAGTCTCATACCTGAAATGTAactgaaacctttaaaaaaaaaaatgaggtgaAACAACCCTTTTTTTTGACACGGTCTCGACAAAACACACCTTATTGTGTGTCATTTGATTGCCCTGGTTTTTCATATAATACCCACAGCATGTATTGCCTGAAGCTGTGTAGCCCTACTTCTTTAGCAGCCCCAGCTTTGTCCAGGTTGTTCTGTCCACAACATCATGACTCAGCAGGACAATTGTAGCATGAACCCTCTCACAAAGAGAGGTCACTCTAGCAGGGACTGGGTCAGTGCTGAACATTTCACTGAAATACACCCACAGAAAACTCAAATGTTgagttaaagaaaagaaattgaTTAGGATAGAAGTGTTTTCGCGAGCTTTGTAGTGAGACGATGAGCACCTGTGTAGAAAAATCCTGCTCTGGCAAGAACATCTGGCTGGACCGAGGCCTCGGTGGGCCAGTTGTGGAAAGTGGTGAGCCGGGattcctccccctccatctctggGTAGACCGCTTGTCCAGCTGTCCCCTGGTCATCCATAGTCATCCTCTGGAGTTGACTCAACAGCTGGCCGTCCACAGAGTCGGAGGATCCGATCTGGAATGGAATATTTCCCACAGCCCGGCCCAGAATGAAGCTGCAAGTGGGGAAGTGCCTCTTGTGCTCGACCGCCGGGCTGTCCCCGTGCACCCAACATCTTAAAATCCCTCCACAGCAGAAGCATTGGACTTTATCCCCGGGCCCCACAAAGAAGAATCCTGCCTTGGCCAGGTCCCCAGTTGTGACAGGTGCATCTGCTGGCCAGTTGTGAAAAGTTCGAAtcctctccccttcccttcGCATGTGAGGCTCCTCGAGGATGTCCAGCATAGTGCTCGTGTCCTCCGTCATTCTGTGGCATTCCTCTCTCTTCTCGTCCTGTGCCAGTCATCCCTCTTGCGGTCCATAGTGGAGCGCGCACTGAAGGTGAGTGCAGCACATCAGCTGAAATAATATGATCAGCTGCGGGGGCCTGTACAGCGGCCTACAGGAGACTGCTTTCCAGAAAAGCCACCAAATGCCAGAACGTTTGCTCATTGAtccttgaatgaatgaaagccCGAACACGCCACGTTGCTCCGCCTCTCTCTCAAGGCTAAAACACTGTAAGCATTTCAGAAGCACACCACAACTgatgtgactttttaaaagggATATTACagagttattaaaaaaaacatttagcacAACAATAAGGTGATTTTAAGGTAATAGAAAACCTTTTTAACCTATGATTCGGCAAGAATTTTTCCAGTTCTTAATTCTTAATCtcataaaagaaataaaagttgaCCTTTCAAACTGTTACAAAAAGGCTCTTCTTCCTGTGTACATGACACAGggatggaaagtaactaagtcCATTCACTCAACAATTTTGTTGTACTTATCTTTTATtcgagtatttccattttctgctacttcaccCCACTACATGGAGGCAAATATTGAACTTTCAACCCCGCTAAGTTTAAATGGTAACTTTGGTTACTAGTTTCATTGAAGATTTCATGCTGCTTCAGTGCCAAAGTATCAGATTTACAAATTATTGTTGCGTCCTTTCAATTAGGTAAAAATCCCACTGATTCTGATGATATGATAAAAGCTGAATATCAAAATCTAAAAGGTTAACAATGTATGCAAACAAGTAAATATATGCataatgtacttttacttttgatatcTAACTACATTTTATCGCCCAAAATTGACTCTTTATACTAAAGTTAATTCCATATCAGATGCTTTAAGACTTTTGCTCGAGCACTATTCATTCGGGTTATGTTCACTTTTAGAAAAGTTATATTTCAGGACTAACAAATGTTGACTTTACTccctgtactgtatgtttgcgCTTGAGTTTTGTAAGATCAACAGCCAGGACGAAGGAGCTAAGTAGttttgaaacataaaataataaagcatGCAATCTTCGAGGTTCCCGGGCATAGCCACCCTTTTATCCTTGTTTGCTCGTTGATCACTTCAATCGTAACATCTCAGTGATTGCATGTTTCGCTGTTGAAGGACGTCccatatttaaaaaatagtgAGACAACCGTCAATTGTCAACATAATCTTTATGtaatatgtcagtgttgatTAACAGCTCTACACAGATGTGTAAAGGTTTGACCTTTGACAGAGTTTTAGTAGGGGGTTGCTGCTGCATCGTGGCTGCCTCCTGGTGGTGAAAGGGGAGTACTGCACTTCACTGCAAGGCCAGAATCTAACCAGATCGTTATCTAAAGACTTAATCATGGCACCTCATGTTTCAGCCTGCCGTGTATTGAGAAACGCCACGACTGCATACAGCTGATAGATATCTATGATTTACACACACGCAAAGACTCTGCGATGCTTAAGTTTGTAGGAGTGTAAATGCATCTATGGTGTCATCTTTGACATTTCCAGCCAGATTCACGAGGACTGCAAGTGAAGCGAGCCAGTCCCAGATGTGATCGACCACACGCAGTCTGCTGATGGACCCCGTGGCATATGTTAGTTCCCCACCACCAGAGAGATGATGGCAGAGAAACAGCACCGATTTAAGACAAGAGTGCTTTCAACTTTTAacttaaatcagatttttttttttaaagagttgGCTCCACTCGCTGGTTTTGTATTAAAATCACAGCAGACATGATCTactttgtgaaagaaaaagaaaagaaaagaaaaagaaagaaagaagggtgATCCAAAGTTTTGCCACCCCGCGGGGAACGACGCGAACTGCAGCTGTGGCTCAAAGCCCGGATGGAGCAGCAGCCATTGGGGAAGTGTACAGGGCTTTAACGTAACTGTGgagggctctctctctctctctctctctggaataataaagacaaagtaAAAGGCGGCCGAGGATAGACATACTCAAGATCCGAATCATCCGCTCTGCGACACACAACATTAACTTGAAAAACCTGTACCGGGACttgactctttctttttttttttctcgggcACGGTATCCGAGGCGACAGACTTGAACTGTGGAAGTTGGGATACGTGCACACAGCGGAAAATATACAGCTGAGCCTGCGCTACAACTGCTAGCCCACACGCTAAGCTAGCCACATAGCTAACTGTAACTGAGCTGTGAACTTGCTTTTTTCAAAATCACGGGGCTTGAAATCCAGTCACAAGCCCAGGCTCTGTGAGAATCCAGGGACTTGCTTAATGAATTATGTCTGCCACAAGCATTGACCCTCAGGTAGGAAAGGCCGATGTACCCTCGCCTGTGAAGAGCTTGCAAGCTAGCTACCTGCTAACGTTAACGATTTACTGGGCTACGGCTATTCCTCGGAAGTGCTAAGCGCTAGCCGCGGAGGTTGGCCGGTGCatgtagctagctagcaagtTAGCTGCATTCCGTTAAACagctaaatgtgttttgttggcTTTACAAGAAAGATGACACTTATATGTTGGCATGCAAACTGTTGTCACCGGCATTTTGAAAcgaaaatgtgtgtttgtgccaccCGCGGAGCAGAAAAAACTCCCCACCTAGCGCTATGGATTGAAAAACGTGAATCCCGAAGCTAACgttaaaataatttaacagaGGCGCAAGCTAACGTAACTTATCCAGTGAATCTTAACTTTCTTTACTGAAGGTGTAACAAATATGGTGTCTGGACCGACTATTGATGCAAACTAACTTACAGGCTCTATTAACGTTATTGGCGTTCATAAAGCCATTTCAATGAAGGCTAAGTTGCGTTAGCTAGCGAAGTTGTGCGTGAAATCAACGCTAGCGCTCGCTGGTGGATACACTGACTAACTCAAGTTAAACACTAATGTGTGTAACAAATTTATAACATCAGCAAGTATAGTTCACTGTGAATCTCTACAGATTTCACTGTGAAGTAACGTTAGCTAAGTGTTTGCACTGCCTCTCTTCAGGAAGTAGTCTGAAGGATTCGGCTTCTCAGCAATAGATTGGTGACATTAGAGACTGGActcaaatctgtgtgtgaaacCTGAAATGACCTGAAAATAACCATGTGGTCTCCTCTTTTTTTCGCTTCTTTATATGATACAAAATGGACGCAGAGATCAAAAGGACAAGCGTCTAAaggtgagctgcagcatcacagaaGACTGAATCAAGATCACTGGTTTGGATATCTGTTAAATCTGGGCCTTTACTTTTCACCACCAAGTCAGCACAGCATACATCCATCTGTCTCTCATATATATACAATACTGCCCAGCTTCACAATATTTATGGGAACAAGATTAAACATGTGCTGTTGctgcagtctttttttaaagtgaaacttttgAGAAGGGGATGAGAAGTTAATTTGCAAGTATCTGTGCACTACCTAACCATAAATGGAGGGCAATATGTTTTCCTTATATAACTTGGCTGGCTATATTGTGATTGTGTTCTTCAGAAGTTTAATATGGCACAAATAATACGGGTCAGGGGTTGGATAATTGAATGAAGGcgcaaatgttaaaaaaaaaaaaagactacagaGTGTAGTGGTATATAATCATGGATTGTATGTATTATAATACAGTATagtattttttcttaaaaggaAACTAGTCAGTAGTTTAAGACACTTCTTAATTTCTCttctgtgtatttattattgctCTTTCATGAAGCAAAAGTAATTTTTATCCAATTAATCAATGGAATAATCGGTAGAACTCAATTACTAGAACAGTTGATGACTGCAGCCCGAATAAAGACTGACCTCTTCTCAGCATCTGTGACTTACTTCCAGCATTCCTGGCTGTTTATGTCCAGGCAGCAATGGATGATATATTtcaaaggaaaaaagggaattAGGGTTatacattgatttatttattaaattagGAACATATTAATGTATTGGCACAATCCCTGTCTGTAATACCAGCTAGACTGTCACTACAAATGTCCTGGAAAATGATGTAGAAAAGAGTGGGAACCCTGAAAATTTGTGCTCATTGAGGTGGAACCTCCACCAGTTATTTAAAATGGCAGGTGGCTCATGGGAAAAGATGATATGATGACTATCATGCTTTTACTAAGTTTTCCACTGcacaaaaatcattttttcaaatttggaTAAATGTTTGGGTTCTCTGCTCGATCCTCACCTTTTTTACGTTATTAACAAAACTTTGCTGACATAACACGGTCCACCGAATTCACTGTTGGCTAGTCCTCCCAAACATAAGTGTTGGCAGCCTTGTTGTTATAGCCAcgtaattgtattttttatgatCTCCAAGTCATCTTTAATTTACTGCAGTTGCTGGAGCAGGTGGAGTGACTGGCAGGCCTTGACTCACTCTTTACTTGCAGGTCTGGCTGGCAGCAGGCCACTGGCTGATTCACCTCCAGGATAGGCTTGTCAAGGGCCACAGGGCTTTATGGTTTAACTTTGTTGGAAGAATGTGTACTCATGTAAGAGGGACAGATTTTACTACATAATTGTTTGTTGATCCTTTGATAGATGAATAAAACGTAACATTCAACTAACATAATAATCAGCCAGTGtgtgtaaaacattttgatggcATTGCATCATCATAGGGTTTCTGTTAAACCTTGTGTGCGTAGTGTTCGAGCTCACCAAATGAGATATGCAATTCAGTGATTTTGGCGTAGGTAACCACATTTCAAACTCACGCAACTATGGTTATCTGTCTCTTTTATAAAAGAAACATGTCTCTGTAATCCATACATGTAtgtttaaatgtacattaatgtaattttgttttgttgcagtgcAAAATGGTTCACTACATCAGAAGGAGACTGTCCATGACAATGACTTTGAGCCATACCTCACTAGTCAATCAACTCAGGTAAAGCCCAAAATCTCTCCCTTAAGAAATAATTGGCAAGCAAACGATGAAAAGATGCTAATAACTCATAGATGGATTAGGAATAGATCATAGGCTTAAAACTATGACATTATCTgtgatgttacatttttaaaatattttcatcagTGTATGTGACACTAAGACAACTGTGTGCTCAGTAATAAAACAATGATCCAAAGCATTGAGCTGTGTATCACTGTTAATCTTTACAAAAATcctgaaatgtttaaaacagaaatttaaatttttgttgttcttgttacAACATACTTTTTGTAGAAATCTGATTGTTTGTTGTATTCTGCCAAGTTATTTAATGCTCAACCCTTAAATGAATGCAATTTCTGTAAGTCAGCCCTGTTAGGTGAAATTGGAGCCACATTTTAGATAGTTATATTATATAGAATAGGAGATTTGTATTTATAGACTTTTATCAAATATATAGATCTGAATTTGCTCAAATTGTAAGAcactttttaatgttgtgaatcTGCTGACTTAAATTCTTCCAGAACAACAGCTACCAGTCCATCACCGACCCCTACCTGTCCAGCTACTACGCCCCCTCCATTGGATTTCCATACCCCCTCAGTGAGGCTCCTTGGTCCACAGGTGGGGACCCCCCGATTCCATACCTGACCCCCTATGGACCCTTGAGCAATGGAGACCATCACTTCATGCCAGACACAGTGTTTGGCCAGCCTGGGGGCCTGGGAAGCAGCATCTACCCCCACAGGTTTAACTTTTTCCCCGAAAACCCTGCCTTCTCTGCTTGGGGCACAAGTGGCTCCCAGGG
This window harbors:
- the birc7 gene encoding baculoviral IAP repeat-containing protein 7 isoform X2, yielding MTEDTSTMLDILEEPHMRREGERIRTFHNWPADAPVTTGDLAKAGFFFVGPGDKVQCFCCGGILRCWVHGDSPAVEHKRHFPTCSFILGRAVGNIPFQIGSSDSVDGQLLSQLQRMTMDDQGTAGQAVYPEMEGEESRLTTFHNWPTEASVQPDVLARAGFFYTGHGDNVKCFYCDGGLRNWEPGDDPWQEHAKWFPRCEFLIQSRGQDYISNIQDAHFHLGETVGGSQTTTGRDIGSRNDMVGGLAASSAMLSPVVQTVLQMGFEAGLVESLVQTKYLLTGQHYTSVSDLVTDVLQAEQEDRQRGSQSREPSETRQGSSSGNVRTQTPIREKVKDPSPEELLRQLQEERTCKVCMDKLVSIVFIPCGHLVVCGDCAASLRHCPICRAVIRGSVRAFMS
- the birc7 gene encoding baculoviral IAP repeat-containing protein 7 isoform X1; the protein is MTEDTSTMLDILEEPHMRREGERIRTFHNWPADAPVTTGDLAKAGFFFVGPGDKVQCFCCGGILRCWVHGDSPAVEHKRHFPTCSFILGRAVGNIPFQIGSSDSVDGQLLSQLQRMTMDDQGTAGQAVYPEMEGEESRLTTFHNWPTEASVQPDVLARAGFFYTGHGDNVKCFYCDGGLRNWEPGDDPWQEHAKWFPRCEFLIQSRGQDYISNIQDAHFHLGETVGGSQTTTGRDIGSRNDMVGGLAASSAMLSPVVQTVLQMGFEAGLVESLVQTKYLLTGQHYTSVSDLVTDVLQAEQEDRQRGSQSREPSETRQGSSSGNVRTQTPIREKAVKDPSPEELLRQLQEERTCKVCMDKLVSIVFIPCGHLVVCGDCAASLRHCPICRAVIRGSVRAFMS